One window from the genome of Variovorax sp. PAMC26660 encodes:
- a CDS encoding YbaK/EbsC family protein gives MCGSELHSLPEGVQRVSRVLQDAGHPHSPRMLDDACRTAQQAADALGISVGQIAKSIIFRRKSDEVAVLVITSGDKRVDEKKVDALVGKTGRADAEFVKARTGFTIGGVSPVGHVTKPVVLIDRELFRFEEIWAAAGHPHAVFQLKPQDLETLTGAPVADVV, from the coding sequence ATGTGCGGCTCTGAACTCCACTCGCTCCCCGAAGGCGTCCAGCGCGTCTCCCGTGTGCTGCAGGATGCCGGCCATCCCCATTCGCCGCGCATGCTCGACGACGCCTGCCGCACCGCGCAGCAGGCGGCCGATGCGCTCGGCATCTCGGTCGGTCAGATCGCCAAGAGCATCATCTTCCGCCGCAAGAGCGACGAGGTGGCGGTGCTGGTCATCACCTCGGGCGACAAGCGGGTCGACGAGAAGAAGGTCGATGCGCTGGTCGGCAAGACCGGCCGCGCCGATGCCGAGTTCGTGAAGGCACGCACCGGCTTCACCATCGGCGGCGTGTCGCCGGTCGGGCACGTGACCAAGCCCGTGGTGCTGATCGATCGCGAGCTGTTCCGCTTCGAGGAAATCTGGGCTGCTGCGGGTCATCCGCATGCGGTGTTCCAGCTCAAGCCGCAAGACCTTGAAACGCTCACCGGCGCGCCGGTGGCGGACGTGGTGTGA
- the rhtB gene encoding homoserine/homoserine lactone efflux protein encodes MDLHVWLAFLVASCVIAVSPGSGAVLSMSHGLSYGVRRTTATIVGLQLGLAVILLVAGLGVGAVLTASATAFTVIKVVGACYLLWLGWRQWRAPVAAVATADGGAPESAREPGLTAPQRVLRGFLTNVTNPKGIVFMAAVLPQFIQPTRPLWLQLLVLLATTVMVDVTVMHGYAWLAARLQGMLRSVRARRAQNRVFGGVLMAMGAFLFMFKRSA; translated from the coding sequence GTGGACCTGCATGTCTGGCTCGCATTTCTGGTGGCCAGTTGCGTCATCGCGGTATCGCCCGGTTCGGGCGCGGTGCTCAGCATGAGCCATGGGCTCAGCTACGGCGTGCGGCGCACCACGGCAACCATCGTCGGCCTGCAACTGGGGCTGGCCGTGATCCTGCTGGTGGCCGGTCTTGGCGTGGGCGCGGTGCTCACCGCCTCGGCCACCGCGTTCACGGTGATCAAGGTGGTCGGCGCGTGCTACCTGCTGTGGCTGGGTTGGCGGCAATGGCGAGCGCCTGTCGCGGCCGTGGCAACAGCGGACGGCGGTGCGCCCGAATCGGCGCGCGAGCCCGGCCTCACGGCACCGCAGCGCGTGCTGCGCGGCTTCCTGACCAACGTGACCAACCCCAAGGGCATCGTCTTCATGGCCGCCGTGCTGCCTCAGTTTATTCAGCCGACGCGGCCGTTGTGGCTGCAACTGCTGGTGCTGCTGGCCACGACGGTGATGGTCGATGTGACCGTGATGCACGGCTACGCCTGGCTGGCCGCGCGCCTGCAGGGCATGCTGCGCAGCGTGCGCGCCCGGCGTGCGCAGAACCGCGTCTTCGGCGGCGTGCTGATGGCGATGGGCGCATTCCTGTTCATGTTCAAGCGCAGTGCCTGA
- a CDS encoding hydroxymethylglutaryl-CoA lyase — protein MKLPTQVKLVDVGPRDGLQNEKQPVSADIKIGLVHRLQDAGLKEIEVTSFVSPKWVPQMADNAEVMHGIRRLPGVRYSVLTPNMKGFEAAIAAPREEWPDEIVVFGAASEAFSQKNINCSIAESIERFAPVVAAALEKGIRVRGAMSCTVGCPYEGEIAPAKVGYLAQLMKGIGVQRVDVADTIGVGTPRKVQAAMEATLAHFDVAAISGHFHDTYGQALVNTLAALEMGVWNFQSSSAGLGGCPYAKGATGNVATEDVVYMLHGMGIETGIDLDKLIDAGVYISEALGREPNSRASKAIRTKRAG, from the coding sequence ATGAAACTCCCCACCCAAGTCAAGCTCGTCGACGTCGGCCCGCGCGACGGCCTGCAGAACGAAAAGCAGCCCGTTTCCGCCGACATCAAGATCGGCCTCGTGCACCGCCTGCAGGACGCGGGCCTGAAGGAAATCGAGGTCACCAGCTTCGTGTCGCCCAAGTGGGTGCCGCAGATGGCCGACAACGCCGAGGTGATGCACGGCATCCGGCGCTTGCCCGGTGTGCGCTATTCGGTGCTCACGCCCAACATGAAGGGCTTCGAGGCCGCCATCGCCGCGCCGCGCGAAGAGTGGCCCGACGAGATCGTGGTGTTCGGCGCCGCGAGCGAGGCCTTCAGCCAGAAGAACATCAACTGCTCGATCGCCGAGAGCATCGAGCGCTTCGCGCCTGTGGTGGCAGCGGCGCTCGAGAAGGGCATCCGCGTGCGCGGCGCGATGTCGTGCACGGTCGGTTGCCCCTATGAGGGCGAGATCGCGCCGGCCAAGGTCGGCTACCTCGCGCAACTGATGAAGGGCATTGGCGTGCAGCGCGTGGACGTGGCCGACACCATCGGCGTGGGTACGCCGCGCAAGGTGCAAGCGGCGATGGAGGCCACGCTGGCGCACTTCGATGTAGCCGCCATTTCCGGCCACTTTCACGACACCTACGGGCAGGCGCTGGTCAACACGCTGGCGGCGCTCGAGATGGGCGTGTGGAACTTCCAGTCGTCCTCGGCCGGCCTGGGCGGTTGTCCTTACGCCAAGGGGGCGACCGGCAACGTGGCGACCGAAGACGTGGTCTACATGCTGCACGGCATGGGCATCGAGACCGGCATCGATCTCGACAAGCTGATCGACGCGGGCGTGTACATCAGCGAGGCACTGGGCCGCGAGCCGAACTCGCGCGCGTCGAAGGCCATCCGCACCAAGCGGGCCGGCTGA
- a CDS encoding acyl-CoA dehydrogenase family protein: MNFSLDEDQRSLVAAIERLCEDFPADYWRDHDDRAVFPHEFHRAVAQSGWLGIAMPEAQGGAGLGITEAALMMRAISASGAGMSGASAVHMNIFGLNPVVVFGTEEQRQRFLPPLIAGTEKACFAVTEPDAGLDTTSLKTQAVRQPHGGYLLHGRKIWISTAQVADRMLILTRTTPLDRVKKPTQGLTLFYTPLDRSKVEVREIHKLGRAAVDSNMLFIDGLEVPEADRIGEEGRGFEYILHGLNPERILIAAEAIGIGRAALRIASQYAQERVVFGRPIGQNQGVAHPLARAWANLEAADLMVFKAATLYDAGEPCGIEANAAKYLAAEAAHDACQNAVLTLGGMGYAKEYHVERLLRESYIPRIAPVSPQMILNFIAEKALGLPKSY, translated from the coding sequence ATGAATTTCTCCCTCGACGAAGACCAGCGCTCGCTGGTCGCGGCCATCGAACGGCTGTGCGAAGACTTCCCCGCCGACTACTGGCGCGACCATGACGACCGCGCCGTGTTCCCGCACGAATTCCACCGCGCCGTGGCCCAGAGCGGCTGGCTCGGCATCGCCATGCCCGAGGCGCAGGGCGGCGCGGGGCTCGGCATCACCGAGGCGGCGCTGATGATGCGCGCCATCAGCGCGTCGGGCGCGGGCATGTCGGGTGCATCGGCGGTGCACATGAACATCTTCGGGCTCAATCCGGTGGTGGTGTTCGGCACGGAAGAACAGCGCCAGCGCTTCCTGCCGCCGCTGATCGCCGGCACCGAGAAGGCCTGCTTTGCCGTGACCGAGCCCGATGCGGGCCTGGACACCACCAGCCTCAAGACACAGGCGGTGCGCCAGCCGCATGGTGGCTACCTGCTGCACGGCCGCAAGATCTGGATTTCGACCGCGCAGGTGGCCGACCGCATGCTGATCCTCACGCGCACCACGCCGCTCGACCGGGTGAAGAAACCCACGCAGGGCCTCACGCTGTTCTATACGCCGCTGGACCGCAGCAAGGTCGAAGTGCGCGAGATCCACAAGCTCGGGCGTGCGGCGGTGGACTCCAACATGCTCTTCATCGACGGGCTCGAAGTGCCGGAAGCAGACCGCATCGGCGAGGAAGGGCGCGGCTTCGAATACATCCTGCACGGCCTCAACCCCGAGCGCATATTGATTGCGGCCGAGGCCATCGGCATCGGCCGCGCTGCGCTTCGCATCGCTTCGCAGTACGCGCAGGAGCGCGTCGTGTTCGGCCGGCCCATCGGCCAGAACCAGGGCGTGGCGCATCCGCTGGCGCGCGCCTGGGCCAACCTCGAAGCGGCCGACCTGATGGTGTTCAAGGCCGCCACGCTGTACGACGCGGGCGAGCCCTGCGGCATCGAGGCCAACGCCGCCAAGTACCTCGCGGCCGAAGCGGCGCACGATGCCTGCCAGAACGCCGTGCTCACGCTGGGCGGCATGGGCTACGCGAAGGAATACCACGTCGAACGCCTGCTGCGCGAAAGCTACATCCCGCGCATCGCACCGGTCAGCCCGCAGATGATCCTGAACTTCATCGCCGAGAAGGCGCTGGGCCTGCCGAAGTCGTACTGA
- a CDS encoding CaiB/BaiF CoA transferase family protein: protein MNISGPLQGIRILDLTAVVMGPYATQTLGDLGADIVKVEPPAGDNLRAVGPMRNAGMGAMAMHLNRNKRSIVLDLKQPEGREACLRLAAGCDALIYNTRPQAMARLGLDYAAVSAVNPKIVYLGAFGYGEEGPYAGKPAYDDLIQGAAGVASLFAQQSGGAPRYAPVTLADRAVGLQAAIALLAAVLHAQRTGQGQAVEVPMFEALSQFVMGDHLGGHSFEPPLGPTGYARLLAPHRKPYATSDGYLSVLIYNDKHWQAFFDVIGRPELRSSPMFGTHTARAANIGAVYAFVAEVMATRGSDEWMTVLEAADIPVARLHSTESLLDDPHLRAVDFYPEFDHPTEGRIRTLAPVGRYSATPAAIRRPTPRIGEQSVELLREAGYASEEIDRMLARGITVQPNPPKDNSE from the coding sequence ATGAACATCTCCGGACCTCTGCAAGGCATCCGCATCCTCGACCTCACCGCCGTGGTGATGGGCCCCTACGCCACGCAGACGCTGGGCGATCTCGGCGCCGACATCGTCAAGGTCGAGCCGCCCGCCGGCGACAACCTGCGCGCGGTCGGGCCGATGCGCAACGCAGGCATGGGCGCGATGGCGATGCACCTGAACCGCAACAAGCGCTCGATCGTGCTCGACCTGAAGCAACCCGAGGGCCGCGAGGCCTGCCTGCGGCTCGCAGCCGGTTGCGATGCGCTGATCTACAACACGCGTCCGCAGGCGATGGCGCGGCTCGGGCTCGACTACGCGGCGGTGTCCGCGGTGAACCCGAAGATCGTCTACCTCGGCGCCTTCGGCTACGGCGAAGAAGGACCGTATGCAGGCAAGCCCGCGTACGACGACCTGATCCAGGGCGCCGCCGGCGTCGCTTCGCTGTTCGCGCAGCAAAGCGGCGGTGCGCCGCGCTATGCGCCCGTCACGCTGGCCGACCGCGCGGTGGGGCTGCAGGCGGCCATCGCATTGCTGGCGGCAGTGCTGCATGCGCAGCGCACCGGCCAGGGCCAGGCGGTCGAAGTGCCGATGTTCGAGGCACTCTCGCAGTTCGTGATGGGCGACCACCTCGGCGGCCACAGCTTCGAGCCGCCGCTCGGCCCCACCGGCTATGCGCGCCTGCTCGCGCCGCATCGCAAGCCCTACGCCACGTCCGACGGCTACCTCAGCGTGCTCATCTACAACGACAAGCACTGGCAGGCCTTCTTCGATGTGATCGGCCGGCCCGAGCTGCGCAGCTCGCCGATGTTCGGTACGCACACGGCGCGCGCCGCCAACATCGGTGCGGTCTACGCCTTCGTGGCCGAGGTGATGGCCACGCGCGGCAGTGACGAATGGATGACCGTGCTGGAAGCCGCCGACATTCCGGTCGCGCGCCTGCACAGCACCGAAAGCCTGCTCGACGATCCGCACCTGCGCGCCGTCGACTTCTATCCCGAGTTCGATCACCCGACCGAAGGCCGCATCCGCACCCTCGCGCCGGTCGGCCGCTACAGCGCCACGCCCGCCGCCATCCGTCGCCCCACGCCGCGCATCGGCGAGCAGAGCGTCGAGTTGTTGCGCGAAGCGGGCTATGCGAGCGAAGAGATCGACCGGATGCTCGCGCGCGGCATCACCGTGCAGCCGAACCCACCCAAGGACAACAGCGAATGA
- a CDS encoding Bug family tripartite tricarboxylate transporter substrate binding protein codes for MQTTKNATEKSVVVASRRRFISISAATGLASAAPWAFAQDGYPKQPIRLVVPFAAGSGTDAVARITGLMLGEALKGSVIVDNKAGANGVIGAEAVAKAAPDGYTLFMTTNTTHSANPSLMKSLPYDPVKDFAPVSRMGNLPFMLVVNNDLPVKSVAELLAWGRAHPGKLTYASGNSTGIVCGATLSRMSGIPMLHVPYKSTPPAIADLIGGQVSMMVVDLAAGLATVKAGKMRAIAVTTQERTKLFPELPPLADTPELKGFDITSWNGVFAPAGTPRDIVLKLNKALSGMANSAAFRERVAKLGFDAFGSTPEELGAFTVSELAKWKKLIQAAGIQPE; via the coding sequence ATGCAGACAACGAAGAACGCGACCGAGAAATCGGTCGTGGTGGCAAGCCGCCGCCGTTTCATTTCCATCAGTGCCGCCACAGGCCTTGCCAGCGCCGCGCCGTGGGCCTTTGCGCAGGACGGCTACCCGAAGCAGCCGATCCGCCTCGTCGTGCCCTTCGCGGCCGGCAGCGGCACCGACGCGGTGGCGCGCATCACCGGGCTGATGCTCGGCGAGGCGTTGAAGGGCTCGGTCATCGTCGACAACAAGGCGGGCGCCAACGGCGTGATCGGCGCGGAGGCGGTGGCCAAGGCGGCACCCGACGGCTACACGCTGTTCATGACGACCAACACCACCCACTCGGCCAATCCGAGCCTGATGAAGTCGCTGCCCTACGACCCGGTGAAAGACTTCGCGCCCGTCAGCCGCATGGGCAACCTGCCGTTCATGCTGGTGGTCAACAACGACCTGCCGGTCAAGAGCGTGGCCGAGCTGCTGGCCTGGGGCCGCGCGCATCCCGGCAAGCTGACCTACGCGAGCGGCAACAGCACCGGCATCGTGTGCGGCGCCACGCTGTCGCGCATGAGCGGCATTCCCATGCTGCACGTGCCCTACAAGAGCACGCCGCCCGCAATCGCCGATCTGATCGGCGGGCAGGTGTCGATGATGGTGGTCGACCTGGCCGCCGGCCTTGCCACGGTGAAGGCCGGCAAGATGCGCGCGATTGCCGTCACCACGCAGGAACGCACCAAGCTCTTTCCCGAGCTGCCGCCGCTGGCCGATACGCCGGAGCTGAAAGGCTTCGACATCACTTCGTGGAACGGCGTGTTCGCACCGGCCGGCACGCCGCGCGACATCGTGCTGAAGCTGAACAAGGCTCTGTCGGGCATGGCGAACAGTGCGGCGTTTCGCGAGCGGGTGGCCAAGCTGGGCTTCGATGCGTTCGGCAGCACGCCGGAAGAGCTGGGCGCGTTCACCGTGTCCGAGCTGGCGAAGTGGAAGAAGCTGATTCAGGCCGCGGGCATTCAACCCGAATGA
- a CDS encoding cupin domain-containing protein: MTTTTATAPRYFVREADIAGYHPANHTGTLNKRLIGPETVGAKQLEVLVGHIQKGKGALPHAHPGIEQVCYMLEGRAVAEVGGQRQELSPGDSCFFPADAMHTFTVVSDEPVRVLVIYSPPYEESPERVIRP; the protein is encoded by the coding sequence ATGACCACCACCACCGCCACGGCACCCCGCTACTTCGTCCGGGAAGCCGACATCGCCGGCTACCACCCGGCCAACCACACAGGCACGCTGAACAAGCGCTTGATCGGCCCCGAGACCGTGGGTGCCAAACAGCTCGAAGTGCTGGTGGGCCACATCCAGAAGGGCAAGGGCGCGCTGCCGCATGCGCACCCCGGCATCGAGCAGGTCTGCTACATGCTCGAAGGCCGCGCGGTCGCCGAGGTGGGCGGCCAGCGGCAGGAGCTGAGCCCCGGCGACAGCTGCTTTTTCCCGGCCGACGCCATGCACACCTTCACGGTGGTGAGCGACGAGCCGGTGCGCGTGCTGGTGATCTACAGCCCGCCGTATGAAGAATCGCCGGAGCGCGTGATCCGGCCCTGA
- a CDS encoding IclR family transcriptional regulator — translation MVVKTAFRVIEIVELFAREKQPLALSEMARLLDMPVSSCLGLIRTLEEQGYMYETGRRQGYYPTGRLLAMAQVIAAHDPVLDRVKATLEELRDAARETVVFGKFRDASQVVYLEVLSAPQAIRYSAESGETRPAYANSLGRALLSTLAPDARRKLLDGMTLAPLTDATLTTADAIEAELQRGTARGWYGNLGESIPDLIGLAWPLRIGGEAYAISVAGPRYRMEARIEDIAAMLRSACLAIEPKTENPR, via the coding sequence ATGGTTGTGAAAACTGCATTCCGCGTGATCGAGATCGTCGAGCTCTTCGCTCGGGAGAAGCAGCCCCTTGCGCTGTCTGAAATGGCGCGCCTGCTCGACATGCCCGTGTCGAGCTGCCTCGGCCTGATCCGCACGCTCGAAGAGCAGGGCTACATGTACGAAACCGGCCGCCGCCAGGGCTATTACCCGACCGGCAGGCTGCTCGCGATGGCGCAGGTCATCGCCGCGCATGACCCGGTGCTCGACCGCGTCAAGGCCACGCTCGAAGAGCTGCGCGACGCAGCGCGCGAAACCGTGGTGTTCGGCAAATTCCGCGATGCGAGCCAGGTGGTCTACCTGGAAGTGCTGAGCGCGCCGCAGGCCATCCGCTATTCCGCCGAATCCGGCGAAACACGCCCGGCCTATGCCAACTCGCTGGGCCGCGCCCTGCTGTCCACGCTCGCGCCCGATGCCCGCCGCAAGCTGCTTGACGGCATGACGCTGGCGCCGCTGACCGACGCCACGCTCACCACCGCCGATGCCATCGAAGCCGAACTGCAGCGCGGCACCGCGCGCGGCTGGTACGGCAATCTCGGCGAAAGCATTCCCGATCTCATCGGCCTCGCATGGCCGCTGCGCATCGGCGGCGAGGCCTATGCGATCTCGGTCGCCGGCCCGCGCTACCGCATGGAAGCGCGCATCGAAGACATCGCCGCGATGCTGCGCTCCGCCTGCCTCGCGATCGAACCCAAGACAGAGAACCCCCGATGA
- a CDS encoding 2-hydroxyacid dehydrogenase, which produces MRITVYLTDNRPDPWIEGLQAELPDAVIEAWKPGAAQADHGVVWAPPQQFLDEQPKLRGLFNIGAGVDALLKLKVPAHTRIVRLDDAGMSVQMAEYVCHTLIRHFREFDVYEADAREGRWSYRKPKLRRDFPVGIMGLGVLGERVAKAVAQFEFPVLGWSRSAKAIDGVQVFSGEAQFDEFLSSTRVLVNLLPLTEATRGILNRKTLGRLLPEGYLISIARGGHLVEEELIPMLDAGELAGATLDVFQVEPLPAEHAFWRHPKITVTPHGSARTLREESITQIAGKIRAMEQGLPVSGVVDPARGY; this is translated from the coding sequence ATGCGAATCACCGTCTACCTCACCGACAACCGCCCAGACCCCTGGATCGAAGGCCTGCAGGCCGAACTCCCCGATGCCGTCATCGAAGCCTGGAAGCCCGGGGCGGCCCAGGCCGACCATGGCGTCGTCTGGGCGCCGCCGCAGCAGTTTCTCGACGAGCAGCCGAAGCTGCGCGGCCTCTTCAACATCGGAGCGGGCGTTGACGCACTGCTCAAGCTGAAGGTGCCGGCGCACACGCGCATCGTGCGGCTCGACGATGCCGGCATGTCGGTGCAGATGGCCGAATATGTCTGCCACACGCTGATCCGCCATTTCCGCGAGTTCGATGTCTACGAGGCCGATGCGCGCGAAGGGCGCTGGAGCTACCGCAAGCCGAAGCTGCGCCGCGATTTTCCGGTCGGCATCATGGGGCTGGGCGTGCTCGGCGAGCGCGTGGCCAAGGCGGTGGCGCAGTTCGAGTTTCCGGTGCTGGGCTGGAGCCGGTCGGCCAAGGCCATCGATGGCGTGCAGGTGTTCAGCGGCGAAGCGCAGTTCGACGAATTCCTGTCGTCCACGCGTGTGCTGGTCAACCTGCTGCCGCTGACCGAGGCGACGCGGGGCATCCTGAACCGCAAGACGCTGGGCAGGCTTTTGCCCGAGGGCTACCTCATCAGCATCGCGCGCGGCGGCCATCTGGTGGAAGAGGAACTGATCCCGATGCTCGACGCTGGCGAACTGGCAGGCGCCACGCTCGACGTGTTCCAGGTCGAACCGCTGCCGGCTGAACATGCTTTCTGGCGGCATCCGAAGATCACGGTGACGCCGCATGGCTCGGCGCGCACGCTGCGCGAGGAGTCCATCACCCAGATCGCCGGGAAGATCCGTGCGATGGAGCAGGGGCTGCCCGTGAGCGGTGTGGTCGACCCTGCGCGCGGGTACTGA
- a CDS encoding EthD family reductase yields MIKVSVMYPYVADARFDHAYYRDKHMPLLKARMGDACLSYTIDKGLAGGAPGSTPTYIGMCHVFSESVEAFQKAFGPHMKEIMGDVKNYTDIAPVMQISEVVVG; encoded by the coding sequence ATGATCAAAGTCAGCGTGATGTACCCCTACGTGGCCGATGCCCGCTTCGACCACGCCTACTACCGCGACAAGCACATGCCGCTGCTGAAGGCCCGCATGGGCGACGCCTGCCTCTCGTACACCATCGACAAGGGCCTGGCCGGCGGCGCGCCGGGGTCCACGCCCACCTACATCGGCATGTGCCACGTGTTCAGCGAATCCGTCGAGGCCTTCCAGAAAGCGTTCGGGCCGCACATGAAGGAGATCATGGGCGACGTGAAGAACTACACCGACATCGCGCCGGTGATGCAGATCAGCGAAGTGGTGGTGGGATAG
- the yfcF gene encoding glutathione transferase: MDPLRLYVDAQFTSPYAMSVFVALHEKELPFEMSTVDLGALEHRAAGFSDLSLTQRVPTLRHGDFALSESSAITEYIDEVFPGTALYPLEPRSRARARQLQAWLRSDLMPIRQERATDVVFFRPSSVPLSAAAQASAKTLFDFAEALLPADAENLFGAWSIADVDLALMLNRLVLNGDAVPQRLASYASRQWQRPSVQRWVQQARVPI, from the coding sequence ATGGACCCGCTTCGCCTCTACGTGGACGCCCAGTTCACGAGTCCCTATGCCATGTCGGTGTTCGTGGCGCTGCACGAAAAAGAGTTGCCGTTCGAGATGTCGACGGTCGATCTTGGGGCGCTCGAACATCGGGCGGCGGGCTTTTCAGACCTGTCGCTGACGCAGCGCGTGCCGACGCTGCGGCATGGCGACTTCGCGCTCTCGGAGTCGTCGGCGATCACCGAGTACATCGACGAAGTCTTTCCGGGCACTGCGCTGTATCCGTTGGAGCCGCGCAGCAGGGCGAGGGCGCGCCAGTTGCAGGCCTGGCTTCGCAGCGACCTGATGCCGATCCGGCAGGAGCGTGCGACCGACGTGGTGTTCTTCCGGCCTTCGAGCGTGCCGCTGTCCGCCGCCGCGCAGGCGTCGGCGAAGACGCTTTTCGATTTTGCGGAAGCCCTGCTTCCCGCTGATGCGGAGAACCTGTTCGGCGCGTGGTCCATCGCGGATGTGGACCTGGCGCTGATGCTGAATCGCCTGGTGCTGAATGGGGATGCCGTGCCTCAGAGGCTGGCGTCGTATGCGAGCCGGCAGTGGCAACGGCCGTCTGTCCAGCGTTGGGTTCAGCAGGCGCGTGTGCCGATCTGA
- a CDS encoding DUF4349 domain-containing protein has translation MPHRKPLVSSRFARHRTGIVLLALAAALSIAGCSQKRDAESSGAPPPPAPMQAAAGYGGMAKKEDRVRAAMPQTASAPAPAGADQQAQETPFQRYLAIRQDLNVEVPSEQLPDAWGKVRDLCDTLKCELLSSSLLRETPRQVGKAMLEMRVEPADVDKLLNGLAGVAKVVSQNTTCEDKTSEVIDVEARIKNRTEFRDSLRLMLRDKTTKRDMSDVLEIQRTLADTQAELDSSATQRKVLEQQTSKQHIQIQFTTTRVLVQGGDSYNPMMRALRQAGSVLAESVGVLITFLAAVLPWLLLVVLPFGWLVRMLWRRRRSKIA, from the coding sequence ATGCCGCATCGCAAGCCTCTCGTTTCGTCCCGCTTCGCCCGTCACCGCACGGGCATCGTCCTGCTGGCCCTGGCGGCCGCGCTCTCCATCGCCGGTTGTAGCCAGAAGAGAGATGCCGAATCATCTGGCGCGCCACCGCCGCCAGCCCCCATGCAGGCGGCTGCAGGCTATGGTGGCATGGCGAAGAAGGAAGACCGCGTGCGGGCCGCGATGCCGCAGACAGCATCCGCACCCGCGCCTGCTGGCGCCGACCAGCAGGCGCAGGAGACGCCATTCCAGCGCTACCTTGCCATCCGGCAGGACTTGAACGTGGAGGTGCCGTCCGAGCAACTGCCCGACGCTTGGGGCAAGGTGCGCGACCTGTGCGACACCCTGAAGTGCGAGCTGCTGTCGTCATCCCTCTTGCGCGAGACCCCGCGGCAGGTCGGCAAGGCCATGCTTGAAATGCGTGTGGAGCCCGCCGACGTCGACAAGCTGCTCAACGGCCTGGCCGGCGTGGCCAAGGTGGTGTCGCAGAACACCACCTGCGAAGACAAGACCTCGGAAGTGATCGACGTCGAGGCGCGCATCAAGAACCGCACCGAGTTTCGCGACAGCCTGCGCCTGATGCTGCGCGACAAGACCACCAAGCGCGACATGTCCGACGTACTGGAAATACAGCGCACGCTGGCCGACACGCAAGCCGAGCTGGACAGCAGCGCCACGCAGCGCAAGGTGCTCGAGCAGCAGACCAGCAAGCAGCACATCCAGATCCAGTTCACGACGACCCGCGTGCTGGTGCAGGGCGGCGACAGCTACAACCCGATGATGCGTGCGCTGCGCCAGGCGGGCTCGGTGCTGGCCGAGAGCGTGGGCGTGCTCATCACCTTCCTGGCGGCTGTGTTGCCGTGGCTGTTGCTGGTGGTGCTGCCGTTCGGCTGGCTGGTGCGGATGCTGTGGCGCCGTCGCCGTTCTAAGATCGCCTGA